In Camelina sativa cultivar DH55 chromosome 16, Cs, whole genome shotgun sequence, a single window of DNA contains:
- the LOC104750040 gene encoding general negative regulator of transcription subunit 4-like, which produces MMNEKGEKTCPLCAEEMDLTDQHLKPCKCGNQICVWCWHHIIEMAEKDKTEGRCPACRTPYDKEKIVGMTFNCERLFAELNNDRKKSQKVKSKPSEGKKDLTGVRVIQRNLVYVMSLPFDLADEDLFQRREYFGQYGKVVKVAMSRTAAGAVQQFPNNTCSVYITYSKEDEAIRCIRSVHGFILDGRNLKACFGTMKYCHAWLRNMPCTNAECLYLHEFGAQEDSFTKDETISVHMRRMVQEITGWRDNSMRRSGSMLPPPVDEYVDNESSTKKIPKVVLNNAHTVAKSSPPNDSNSQSVTLPAGALWGMHSSSQSSVPSTPSSREPLREKSATVPSAVATNPSQMSSSHSDELKKPALEDNHTAHRNALKPQNLLDGQTDFPELSLSNRTQITNSRELVSASVDNSRAISEQSDCTDFPEHTSQPCKSMVSNGHKMTNRRLQSVCSDAVSVAANSVITTRSDNSHLNHASVKSSHTEVSQDHVQRCVNEPREVQPLRKSGRTDTNDVVVLRAEVNAGTALTSQLVTDRYPEAEDDISLFNRQRLKDPEVQPNGLLRTLNCMQPCSSQYKVEHDETKTVCGSSYSESRGSNVAPILHGYTEMPLSKPNHLNGSLDHSIMFPDKAKDTQPFGKCLVESQENSRDEMDERIIADIMSLDLDEYLTSPHNFAKVYGESNEEARSLKLASSSKVEDCQSRFSFARQENSKDQAFASYNSFNQIPPGSDLYKNSSERQSANMGMLGTYNGLSSGYLKGIDYVTQRSTLPSSYNPTSVPRSPISAPPGFSVPSRPPPPGFSSNGIEHQIFNGISGNHRFADSASLGNPYQQSPNMFGNAAKLQQHQQAVMQSPNMYDAISTHQNCRFTDSLGMASRLIDQSQGNNILSRNLALPNLNGHWDGLMMSNEIQTRNRLQNEKLFGSANWIPGYNGTFRI; this is translated from the exons ATATGTGTTTGGTGTTGGCATCATATTATAGAGATGGCTGAGAAAGATAAGACAGAGGGTCGCTGTCCTGCATGTCGTACCCCTTATGATAAGGAAAAGATTGTTGGGATGACATTCAACTGTGAAAG GTTGTTTGCTGAACTTAACAATGACCGGAAAAAGTCACAGAAGGTGAAGTCTAAACCTTCAGAGGGAAAGAAAGATCTAACTGGTGTGAGAGTCATCCAGAGAAATTTGGTTTACGTTATGAGCTTGCCTTTTGATCTGGCAGATGAAGAT CTTTTTCAGCGAAGAGAATACTTTGGTCAATATGGAAAAGTCGTTAAAGTAGCAATGTCTCGGACTGCAGCTGGGGCTGTCCAACAATTTCCAAACAATACTTGCAGTGT ATATATTACTTACTCCAAAGAGGACGAAGCAATTCGATGTATCCGATCAGTACATGGATTTATTTTGGATGGTAGAAATTTGAA GGCATGTTTTGGGACCATGAAGTATTGTCATGCGTGGTTGAGAAACATG CCTTGCACCAATGCCGAATGCCTTTATTTGCATGAGTTTGGTGCCCAAGAGGATAGTTTCACAAAAGATGAGACCATATCAGTGCACATGAG GAGAATGGTTCAAGAAATTACTGGTTGGAGAGATAATTCTATGCGGCGCTCAGGGAGCATGTTACCTCCACCAGTTGATGAGTATGTTGATAATGAGTCtagcacaaaaaaaattccaaaagtTGTTTTGAAT AATGCACATACTGTCGCTAAAAGTTCTCCTCCAAATGACAGCAACAGTCAGTCTGTTACCCTTCCTGCCGGAGCCTTGTG GGGAATGCATTCCTCAAGCCAGTCTTCAGTACCGAGTACACCATCTTCTAGGGAACCCTTAAGAGAGAAATCTGCTACAGTTCCATCTGCAGTTGCAACAAATCCCTCACAGATGTCTTCATCTCACAGTGATGAATTAAAGAAGCCAGCATTAGAGGATAATCATACTGCGCATAGAAATGCTTTGAAACCTCAAAACCTATTAGATGGTCAAACTGATTTTCCTGAGCTGTCCTTGTCTAATAGGACCCAGATCACTAATAGTAGGGAATTAGTCTCTGCCAGTGTGGATAATAGTAGAGCTATTAGTGAGCAGTCGGATTGCACAGACTTTCCAGAACATACTTCTCAGCCTTGTAAATCCATGGTGTCTAATGGACACAAAATGACTAACAGAAGATTACAGAGTGTATGCAGCGATGCTGTGTCAGTGGCTGCAAATAGTGTTATAACAACAAGATCTGACAATTCTCATCTCAATCATGCTTCTGTAAAGTCGTCTCATACAGAAGTGTCCCAAGACCATGTACAGCGTTGTGTCAATGAGCCTAGAGAAGTTCAGCCATTACGGAAGTCTGGTAGAACTGACACAAATGACGTTGTTGTCTTGAGAGCAGAAGTTAATGCAGGTACTGCTTTGACGTCTCAGTTGGTAACAGATCGGTATCCTGAAGCTGAGGATGATATATCATTGTTCAATAGACAAAGACTCAAGGATCCAGAAGTTCAGCCCAATGGTTTACTACGCACGTTAA ATTGTATGCAGCCTTGTTCATCCCAGTATAAGGTTGAGCATGATGAAACCAAGACTGTGTGTGGATCCTCCTATTCTGAAAGCAGAGGAAGTAATGTAGCACCCATCTTACATGGATATACCGAGATGCCACTTAGTAAGCCCAATCATTTGAACGGCAGTCTTGACCATTCTATTATGTTTCCTGACAAAGCAAAGGACACACAGCCATTTGGAAAGTGTTTAGTTGAGTCACAAGAAAATTCTAGGGATGAAATGGATGAAAGAATAATTGCAGATATAATGTCTTTAGATCTTGATGAATACTTAACTTCACCTCATAACTTTGCAAAGGTATATGGGGAAAGTAACGAAGAGGCCAGATCTCTTAAGCTAGCCAGTTCCAGTAAAGTTGAGGATTGCCAATCCCGGTTTTCTTTTGCAAGGCAAGAGAATTCAAAGGATCAAGCTTTTGCTTCTTATAACTCCTTCAACCAGATCCCACCTGGCAGTGACTTATACAAGAATTCTTCAGAACGACAGAGTGCCAATATGGGTATGTTGGGGACGTATAATGGTCTTTCATCCGGTTATCTCAAGGGAATAGATTATGTCACACAAAGGTCCACTCTGCCCTCATCCTATAACCCTACTT CTGTTCCAAGAAGTCCGATTTCGGCACCACCTGGATTTTCAGTTCCAAGTCGACCTCCTCCTCCAGGCTTCTCCTCAAATGGGATAGAACATCAGATTTTCAATGGTATTTCAG GAAATCATCGGTTTGCTGATTCAGCATCACTAGGTAATCCATATCAGCAGTCACCAAACATGTTTGGAAACGCGGCAAAGctccaacaacaccaacaagCAGTAATGCAGAGTCCAAACATGTATGATGCGATATCTACACATCAAAACTGTCGATTCACTGATTCACTGGGAATGGCATCAAGGCTTATAGATCAATCTCAAGGCAATAACATACTGTCTAGAAACCTGGCCTTGCCTAATCTAAATGGTCACTGGGATGGGTTGATGATGAGTAATGAGATCCAAACTCGAAACAGACTCCAAAACGAGAAACTTTTTGGGTCAGCAAATTGGATCCCCGGTTACAATGGGACGTTCAGGATTTGA